The genomic DNA tgtaataaaataaatagttttgggttctaaatgtaattttcagtaaataaaaaaattgattctttaTCTGAAAAGTGAGAAGAGGAGAGAATTGTGAAAGTGAGGAAGCTCGGAATCGATTTGTTCGCATTGGAGGATGTGGTGTTACGATTGGGGAGACGGTCATGGCTCTGATTTCTTCAATCTCGATTTCGAGAACTTCAAGGTAAAACAACCAAATTCGaggatttgtttgtttaaaaattgttaaagttTCGGGTTTTTGGGTGAATTGGGTGGGGGTGTTGCAGGATCACTACACAGTTCTTGAATTGAGCTGTGACGCTTCTGATGATGAGATTCGTTCCAGCTTTATTCGTCTTGCANNNNNNNNNNNNNNNNNNNNNNNNNNNNNNNNNNNNNNNNNNNNNNNNNNNNNNNNNNNNNNNNNNNNNNNNNNNNNNNNNNNNNNNNNNNNNNNNNNNNNNNNNNNNNNNNNNNNNNNNNNNNNNNNNNNNNNNNNNNNNNNNNNNNNNNNNNNNNNNNNNNNNNNNNNNNNNNNNNNNNNNNNNNNNNNNNNNNNNNNNNNNNNNNNNNNNNNNNNNNNNNNNNNNNNNNNNNNNNNNNNNNNNNNNNNNNNNNNNNNNNNNNNNNNNNNNNNNNNNNNNNNNNNNNNNNNNNNNNNNNNNNNNNNNNNNNNNNNNNNNNNNNNNNNNNNNNNNNNNNNNNNNNNNNNNNNNNNNNNNNNNNNNNNNNNNNNNNNNNNNNNNNNNNNNNNNNNNNNNNNNNNNNNNNNNNNNNNNNNNNNNNNNNNNNNNNNNNNNNNNNNNNNNNNNNNNNNNNNNNNNNNNNCCCCCCCCCCCCCCGTAGTTTTCACCATTTCGTATAAACTGTAGTTCTTCAGTAATGGGAGTTTGGcattttgtgtttggttgtgttgCAGAAATGGCATCCGGACAAATTTAAAGAAGAGGATTCTGCTACTTCTAGGTTTCAAGAAATCAATGAGGCTTATCAAggttttttgctttctctttctctctttagtgATTAGTGGTGTAGTACTTGTTGATGTAGTTTTGTTTGACAACATTTTCTTGTTAAGGTAGGCTTTGAAAGCTTAGAACTTGAGTGTTTGGAGTGAGTTTTGTTTCATTGGCCCTcgttatatcttcttcttcttcttctaactttGTTGTGCAAAATGTATAAAACTGGCGAAGTGTTTTACTGGTCCTCTCTAGCCTCTAGGGGAAAGGAATCTGTTTTCATTTTAGCCATCATTGGTTCTGTGATGATTGGTTTGTATCAACTTTAACTATAAAGGTTGTGATCATTTTGTTCAACAGTATTGAGCGACCCATTTACAAGGCAGGAGTACGACAAGAAAAGGATGCGCCGTACTCACCAGCACAACACGGTAAACAAgagttagttagttagttagttactTCATTCGAGAGAGCGATTACTTTCAAAGCTCCTAGGTTTCTTGATAAATCCCCACGTAATATGTCTGTTGCAGGAACTATTGAACGAGTACAAGGAGCTCATACTGACTTGCAATGGCCTTGGGATGAAGCATTATCTTTGgtaaaaattagtaaattaagaTTAGGTGGTGATAATATGTAATCAATCAGTTTGTATGATTGATGAATTAGCATATGTAGTAGCAGGGTTTGAGTTTAGGATCATCATCAGCATATTATTTAGCAGGGTTGAGTTTTGTGAGCGAGAAAGAGCATCACCTAATTAGCACTGaatctatttttttagtttctctaCTTCCACATTATGATCAAATGGTTTTTATTAGTCATCTCTCGATCAACCATTATATCTGTGTCTGCAGTTGCATAATACCAAAAAGAAAGTGATGATGAGTGAGCTGTGTCACTTACAAGCGAGTAATCTAACACTTGAAAGGGTTTTGTAATCTTCCCCAAGTGAAATGTCTACtcacaaatcaaaaatataaaagcacGAAAACTAGAGAAACCAAGTCGGTTAATCAAAAGAAACTAATTGGGTGGGCTTTAAAACCCTAGGGGGCTTATTAAGATGTACCAAAAATtagggaaataaaaaaaaaaatacgagaaaaaacaaaataaattacaaagaaagaaagagagacgagcgagcgagagaagaagaagagaaagaagggtTGTAGATCTTTCTTTTGCGTTCCCCTCCTGCTATAGACCAAGcgaacatcttcttcatccactCTATAGAGATGAAGCGATCAATCAACGAAGTCTTCGGATCTACCTCCCTCGATTCCTCCTCTGTTACTAAGAAGCCTGTCTTCCTCACCAAAGCTCAGCGCGAAGAATTAGCCCTAAAACGCCGCCAAGACCAAATCTCCGAGCAACGTCTCCGCCGCGAGCAAATTGGTCCCTCCGAGCCCGAGACCGAAGACGTTAATGGAGACAACACTAATCGGGATAAGGATCGAGACCGAGATCGGGATCGAGAACCTCGTGACCACGACAGGGAGAGAGACAGAGGGCGAGATCGAGACCGAGACCGTGGTAGGGATAGAGAGCGAGAGCGAGAAcgagaacgagagagagacCGTCGTGAAAGAGATCGTGAACCGGATCGGAGAAATAGAGATaaggagagagaggaggaggctAAGGCTAGGGAGAAGGCTAGGGTTGAGAAATtagttgagagagagaaggagaaggaactCGACGCCATTAAGGAACAGTATCTCGGAGGTAAGAAGCCGAAGAAGAGAGTTATAAGGCCAAGCGAGAAGTTTCGTTTCTCTTTCGATTGGGAAAACACTGAGGATACTTCTAGGGATATGAACGTTCTCTACCAAAACCCTCACGAAGCTCAGCTTCTCTTTGGTAGAGGCTTTCGTGCTGGTATGGACCGGCGTGAGCAGAAGAAACAAGCTGCCAAGCATGAGAAAGAGATGCGTGACGAGATCCGTAAGAAAGATGGTATTGTTGAGAGACCAGAGGAAGCTGCTGCTCAGAGAGTGCGAGAAGAAGCTGCTGACACATACGACTCTTTTGATATGAGGGTTGATAGGCATTGGAGCGATAAGAGATTAGAGGAGATGACTGAAAGGGACTGGCGTATCTTCAGGGAAGATTTCAATATCTCTTACAAGGGCTCTAGGATTCCTCGTCCTATGAGGAGCTGGGAAGAGAGCAAGCTTACTTCTGAGCTTCTGAAAGCTGTGGAGAGAGCTGGATACAAGAAACCTTCTCCTATTCAAATGGCAGCTATACCACTTGGACTGCAACAGCGTGATGTTATCGGCATTGCAGAGACTGGTTCTGGTAAGACTGCTGCTTTTGTTTTGCCTATGTTAGCTTACATATCTAGATTGCCACCCATGACTGAAGAGAATGAGACTGAGGGACCTTATGCTGTGGTTATGGCCCCTACTAGGGAGCTTGCTCAGCAGATTGAGGAGGAAACTGTTAAGTTTGCCcattatttagggtttagggtgaCTTCTATTGTGGGTGGTCAGTCGATTGAGGAACAGGGGTTGAAGATTACACAAGGCTGTGAGATTGTGATTGCCACTCCGGGTCGTTTGATTGATTGCCTTGAGAGGCGGTATGCTGTGTTGAACCAGTGCAACTATGTGGTTCTTGATGAGGCTGATCGGATGATAGACATGGGTTTCGAGCCGCAAGTTGCAGGTGTGTTAGATGCGATGCCTTCTAGTAATTTGAAACccgagaacgaagaagaagagcttgatgaaaagaaaatttacagAACCACATATATGTTCAGTGCTACAATGCCTCCTGGGGTAGAACGGCTTGCTAGGAAGTACTTGAGGAACCCGGTTGTCGTCACCATTGGTACTGCAGGAAAGACCACGGATTTGATTTCGCAACACGTGATTATGATGAAAGAGTCCGAAAAATTCTTCAGGTTGCAGAAACTGCTCGACGAGCTGGGTGATAAGACTGCCATTGTGTTTGTTAACACCAAGAAAAACGTAGACTCTATTGCTAAGAATCTGGACAAGGCTGGGTACCGTGTCACGACCTTACATGGTGGGAAATCACAAGAGCAGAGAGAAATCAGCTTAGAAGGTTTCAGAGCAAAGAGATACAACGTTCTTGTTGCAACAGATGTTGTTGGACGTGGAATCGATATTCCCGATGTGGCTCACGTCATAAACTACGACATGCCTAAACATATAGAGATGTATACACATCGTATCGGACGTACAGGGCGTGCTGGGAAGAGTGGTGTTGCGACTTCGTTCTTGACTCTTCATGATACCGAGGTCTTCTATGATCTGAAGCAGATGCTTGTTCAGAGCAACAGTTCGGTGCCTCCTGAGCTGGCGAGGCATGAAGCATCCAGATTCAAACCTGGTACGGTTCCTGATAGACCCCCAAGACATAGTGACACTGTCTATATAAATTGAGTCGCTAGGCTCCTCTGGATTTGTTCTTAAATTTCCCAGTNNNNNNNNNNNNNNNNNNNNNNNNNNNNNNNNNNNNNNNNNNNNNNNNNNNNNNNNNNNNNNNNNNNNNNNNNNNNNNNNNNNNNNNNNNNNNNNNNNNNNNNNNNNNNNNNNNNNNNNNNNNNNNNNNNNNNNNNNNNNNNNNNNNNNNNNNNNNNNNNNNNNNNNNNNNNNNNNNNNNNNNNNNNNNNNNNNNNNNNNNNNNNNNNNNNNNNNNNNNNNNNNNNNNNNNNNNNNNNNNNNNNNNNNNNNNNNNNNNNNNNNNNNNNNNNNNNNNNNNNNNNNNNNNNNNNNNNNNNNNNNNNNNNNNNNNNNNNNNNNNNNNNNNNNNNNNNNNNNNNNNNNNNNNNNNNNNNNNNNNNNNNNNNNNNNNNNNNNNNNNNNNNNNNNNNNNNNNNNNNNNNNNNNNNNNNNNNNNNNNNNNNNNNNNNNNNNNNNNNNNNNNNNNNNNNNNNNNNNNNNNNNNNNNNNNNNNNNNNNNNNNNNNNNNNNNNNNNNNNNNNNNNNNNNNNNNNNNNNNNNNNNNNNNNNNNNNNNNNNNNNNNNNNNNNNNNNNNNNNNNNNNNNNNNNNNNNNNNNNNNNNNNNNNNNNNNNNNNNNNNNNNNNNNNTTACATGGTGGGAAATCACAAGAGCAGAGAGAAATCAGCTTAGAAGGTTTCAGGGCAAAGAGATACAACGTTCTTGTTGCAACAGATGTTGTTGGACGTGGAATCGATATTCCCGATGTGGCTCACGTCATAAACTACGACATGCCTAAACATATAGAGATGTATACACATCGTATCGGACGTACAGGGCGTGCTGGGAAGAGTGGTGTTGCGACTTCGTTCTTGACTCTTCATGATACCGAGGTCTTCTATGATCTGAAGCAGATGCTTGTTCAGAGCAACAGTTCGGTGCCTCCTGAGCTGGCGAGGCATGAAGCATCCAGATTCAAACCTGGTACGGTTCCTGATAGACCCCCAAGACATAGTGACACTGTCTATATAAATTGAGTCGCTAGGCTCCTCTGGATTTGTTCTTAAATTTCCCAGTGACGTGTTACCCTTTTGGGATAATTATGATGTTAGTCGCATGTTTCATCTTTATGATTCGTAGTTTGATAGTGAAGGAAACAAGTAGCAAGTGGGAAAGTTGAAACTGGAGTGacgttttttatatttagtactGGGTTTTTGTTCAAGAAAAGTATGTTCGATTCtcgttattattattatttttat from Camelina sativa cultivar DH55 chromosome 7, Cs, whole genome shotgun sequence includes the following:
- the LOC104700068 gene encoding uncharacterized protein LOC104700068 isoform X1, translated to MWCYDWGDGHGSDFFNLDFENFKDHYTVLELSCDASDDEIRSSFIRLAQKWHPDKFKEEDSATSRFQEINEAYQVLSDPFTRQEYDKKRMRRTHQHNTELLNEYKELILTCNGLGMKHYLW
- the LOC104700068 gene encoding uncharacterized protein LOC104700068 isoform X2; its protein translation is MWCYDWGDGHGSDFFNLDFENFKKWHPDKFKEEDSATSRFQEINEAYQVLSDPFTRQEYDKKRMRRTHQHNTELLNEYKELILTCNGLGMKHYLW
- the LOC104700071 gene encoding DEAD-box ATP-dependent RNA helicase 21 isoform X1; amino-acid sequence: MKRSINEVFGSTSLDSSSVTKKPVFLTKAQREELALKRRQDQISEQRLRREQIGPSEPETEDVNGDNTNRDKDRDRDRDREPRDHDRERDRGRDRDRDRGRDRERERERERERDRRERDREPDRRNRDKEREEEAKAREKARVEKLVEREKEKELDAIKEQYLGGKKPKKRVIRPSEKFRFSFDWENTEDTSRDMNVLYQNPHEAQLLFGRGFRAGMDRREQKKQAAKHEKEMRDEIRKKDGIVERPEEAAAQRVREEAADTYDSFDMRVDRHWSDKRLEEMTERDWRIFREDFNISYKGSRIPRPMRSWEESKLTSELLKAVERAGYKKPSPIQMAAIPLGLQQRDVIGIAETGSGKTAAFVLPMLAYISRLPPMTEENETEGPYAVVMAPTRELAQQIEEETVKFAHYLGFRVTSIVGGQSIEEQGLKITQGCEIVIATPGRLIDCLERRYAVLNQCNYVVLDEADRMIDMGFEPQVAGVLDAMPSSNLKPENEEEELDEKKIYRTTYMFSATMPPGVERLARKYLRNPVVVTIGTAGKTTDLISQHVIMMKESEKFFRLQKLLDELGDKTAIVFVNTKKNVDSIAKNLDKAGYRVTTLHGGKSQEQREISLEGFRAKRYNVLVATDVVGRGIDIPDVAHVINYDMPKHIEMYTHRIGRTGRAGKSGVATSFLTLHDTEVFYDLKQMLVQSNSSVPPELARHEASRFKPGTVPDRPPRHSDTVYIN
- the LOC104700071 gene encoding DEAD-box ATP-dependent RNA helicase 21 isoform X2 is translated as MKRSINEVFGSTSLDSSSVTKKPVFLTKAQREELALKRRQDQISEQRLRREQIGPSEPETEDVNGDNTNRDKDRDRDRDREPRDHDRERDRGRDRDRDRGRDRERERERERERDRRERDREPDRRNRDKEREEEAKAREKARVEKLVEREKEKELDAIKEQYLGGKKPKKRVIRPSEKFRFSFDWENTEDTSRDMNVLYQNPHEAQLLFGRGFRAGMDRREQKKQAAKHEKEMRDEIRKKDGIVERPEEAAAQRVREEAADTYDSFDMRVDRHWSDKRLEEMTERDWRIFREDFNISYKGSRIPRPMRSWEESKLTSELLKAVERAGYKKPSPIQMAAIPLGLQQRDVIGIAETGSGKTAAFVLPMLAYISRLPPMTEENETEGPYAVVMAPTRELAQQIEEETVKFAHYLGFRVTSIVGGQSIEEQGLKITQGCEIVIATPGRLIDCLERRYAVLNQCNYVVLDEADRMIDMGFEPQVAGVLDAMPSSNLKPENEEEELDEKKIYRTTYMFSATMPPGVERLARKYLRNPVVVTIGTAGKTTDLISQHVIMMKESEKFFRLQKLLDELGDKTAIVFVNTKKNVDSIAKNLDKAGYRVTTLHGGKSQEQREISLEGFRAKRYNVLVATDVVGRGIDIPDVAHVINYDMPKHIEMYTHRIGRTGRAGKSGVATSFLTLHDTEVFYDLKQMLVQSNSSVPPELARHEASRFKPGTVPDRPPRHSDTVYIN